actaattgcccaattgcacagccttaagagcgtgcatatcatgaatgctgggtcttgtttgttttctgacaatctactgaacctactggtaacttgtttgccacgtagcaataacaaatatactaaaaaccttgattattctggttagtcacattgtactgctattattttgaacaatactgtacactcttaaaaataaaaggttcttcacggaaccattttaaagaaccatctctttctcaactttttataatccaaagaaccttctttcgccacagAGAACCTCATGTGAAAcgtaaaggttcttcagatgttaaaggttctttatgaaaccatttagacaaaacaggttcttctatggcactgtgaaagcacctttatttttaataatgtatgcCAACTtttacaggatgcattgaggagAAGCCCAAACTGGCCAAGTGATGTTTATGGTCCACCACATTGGTACAGATAATGAACAATTATTtgtgactgtatatttcaagttggaaaagacatttagttACAAgacaagatggattaaaatgctaataaagaaaataaaacatgtttattctgtggcccataaaaccttttttttattttttatagaagcCACTGACTCCTTACTCAATTTTTTGGTTTGGAGCCCTGCTTAGTGATCTCAAACTCAATATAcaacatgaaaaatacaacaaataaaaatatattccataTTTGTTTTGACAAATTGACTGTTTCCACAGTGATTTTCTGCAAAATCCACTGTGTTCTACTCTCCTTTCCAttgtttttggattatttgtGCTAATttcttttctgtcattttctcaTCGGGCTAGCATATCAATTATTACATGTAGGATATATTCTGATGCAGATGTTCTCTCTCAGGGTCACCATGGATCAGGAGGAACCTCTGACCCTGCGCTTGCTGCTGTGGTTGAAGGACGATTTGTTTTTGGCTGTGGCTCATGGAAGATACTTGACCCGCCTGCTGAAACTCACCCCATCAGACAGCCAGGACCCCAAGGACACGCTGGAGATCAGGTACTGACGCCAAAACAACTAACTCCTCCGGTCTTGTCATCATTTGTATTCCGTGTAGCTCATGCAAAGACAGACTGATCTAACGAGCGTAGACATGAGCTCAGGGGCTGGGAATTATAACAACTTAAGAATTTGTTTTAACTTTTATGCAGTGTCTCTTTTTCTTAAAGTCTTGGTGTTGGTCATTTCTCAGGTCAGATGTTCCAGTGGATGGTTTTGTGATCAGCTTGTGTCACAGCCTCAGAAATGGCACTGTGGCACTGCAACTTGATGACGGACAGATCCGGAAAGTTCACACGGGTCAGTCCACTAATTATAACAGGAACTGGATTTGGCTTTTACGTAGTATCTGTTTCATCACTtgtcttgtttatttttcttcctaatgcattttaaaaatgaatcattttctaTACAGACTCTTCAGAGCTCAGTCTAACAGAATGGAAGGATTCCTCTGGCAATACCATTAACTTCCCCCGGCCTTGTGTTCAGACGGCACTATGTACCCTCAGCGGAGAGGTGAATATATAGTCTCCATCTATCACTGCCCTTTATTTCATCATGCTACCGTCAGTTTCAATAAATGCTTCATATGTATTTGTCTTTTAATAGGAACATTTGATAGGCCTCACAGAGAGATCCCATCTCTACATCGGTGACTCACTGGTAGGTGCGAGTACcccaaaaatgatataaaaaggaTTTAAATCACATTACATTTAGTGTGTTAGTGCCAGAATCCTGGCTGGTAAGCTCACTGGAGTGTCTCTTCCGCAGGTGGCCTCCAATATCTCCTCGTTTGTAGTTTATGACGACTTCCTCCTGCTCACCACACACTCTCACATGTGCCACTGTCTCAACCTCAGCACACTCTCTGTCAAAGGTACACATGAATGCATCATGTTACAAAAATATGCTGTTCATTCGAACTTTCTACTCATTAAATAACCCTGAAGAAATGCATCAAAGTTGCAAAGAAAAGcaacaaaactgttttaaacattgatggtaagaaatgttttttgagcaacaaatcagcatattagaatgatttataaagGATGATATGACATGATATgatatgtttccatccacctattttaatgcatatattgCATAGAAAATGCTTGATGGAAATGTAAAGATACACATACATTCTGTACAAAACATGGACATGAACTACTATGGAAACACTGAATAAATTCCTTTATGTGTGTTTGAAAAGACATGACTTTGCGATGGGACAGCACAGCTGGAACAATCATCAAACCGATCACATTGCACAGCATCTAAAATGctagttttttcttttcatacTAAAATGCTTGAGCAAAGTctcatcaaaatgttttttataattaacTCTCAGAACTGCATTCACAAACCGCAGGTTTTGAAAATAAGATAACATGACCGCTTTTGGTCTGCGTACTCTGAGGCTCGTAAGTTATTGGTCACACaaattattgtatattgtaattattctcctgctgcagcaaaaaaaaaaaaaaaaaaaaacattctttgtgATATTTAGCACAAGTTAATCAGCGAGTGACAATGTTGTTCTCATTTTTTGAATGGAAACGGTGCTTTATTCGGAAATGTTTTATCtgatattccaattttgcgcaTATGTTTAGTTTGTAACTTTGAAAGGAAACTGTTACTGTTCtgaaagactgctgaaaattaatgacaagaaaaagttaaattttttgattattaaaatatatatgttccaTAATTATAGAAATATGTTGAATTACTTCAATTTCTATATTGGTGTCCTGTGCAGGTCTGCAGTCAGCTCTGAGCTCAGACGCTAATCAGAATGATGAGACCGTACGAAAGGTAGAACGAGGCTCTCGCATTGTTTCTGTGGTTCCCCAGGACACCAGACTCATCCTGCAGGTCAGCTGAACATCTTGATATGATTATGTATTTTtggattatatattttaatgataaatGGATTCGTTTTGTTTTCAGATGCCACGAGGGAATCTGGAAACCATCCATCATCAAGCTCTTGTACTTGCTCAGCTCAGAAAGTGGCTTGATGGGTATTTTACATCTAGAAAAACTTGAGACAATGTGACATATACAAAGAGAATACTGaccttatttaaaagaaaaaaaaagggattcATTTCtccacattattttatattgcattatatgtttacTATAAAACGTAAAACATGATAcctgataaattaaatgatttgaatcatttgaattgCTGTTGTTTGTTTCAGTCTCCGGTTTAAAGATGCTTTCGAGTGCATGAGGAAGCTGAGGATAAACCTCAACCTCATTTATGACCACAATCCAACTGTGAGTGACCTCACTCTgttgtcatttctttttttacagtaacatctAAACACATTCTTCTACACCATGGGTTTAATTTTCTTTCAGAGAATGGCACTAAATAATTAACACCACTCCCATTTACCCCCCATCCCATGATTCCTCTCGCAGGCATTTCTTGCAAACATTGAGATGTTCCTGAAACAGATCGACTCCATCAACTACATCAACCTGTTCCTTACTGAACTCAAGTAAAACACATTGATTAAATCTTTTTTGATGCCTTTTCCCTTTCATTTGtctttgaataaaaacatgtctTCATTCTTAGAGAGGAAGACACCACTACAACAATGTACCCATGTCCTTCACGCTCAGCCTCCAGTTCTGCCTCAGGGAAAGGAGGAAAGAAGGTGGACATGATCTGTGATGCGTTACGGTCAACAATGGAGACTCTGGACCCACAAAAGTCAGTTCCACGGTTATAAATGTTACTTATGTTATGTAAATTGAAGGAAGTATAGTACAGCCCTTCAACTTCCCTCTCCAAATGAGATAAGATTACATTTTACACAGGATGTACATCAAGCCCTGATCTTCCTCCTCAGAGATGCTTTCATCTATACACAGGTATTGTTTATGTATTCTGACATCACACGTGAGAAAAACAACACCAGAACTAGAAATCGCTCTACAGAAGGTCCATGAGTTACGAGGTGAGCCTCGATTCACTCAAGCCCATTAAAAATAAGTTTGATTATGTGTctgttacatgtgtgtgtgtgtgtgcttgaatgTTTAGTGAACCCAGCCAGTGGCAGCATCAGTGTGAGCGCAGAGGAAGCCCTGAAGTTTCTTCTCTTCCTCGTTAACGTGAATGAGCTGTATGAACACTCCCTCGGCACCTACGATTTTGACCTAGTGCTCATGGTGGCTGAAAAATCTCAGAAGGTCAGTCAGAAGATTCCAACTCTGAAcattattatatgatataatttgtttttaattaatacaatacattttttctaaacatcgcgttatttgtattggggtcgcttcaacccgcagacttggcaacactggttggcctttactacacagagctgtagttcactgacaatctacacaaaatcgatttcaaaatcagaggcgattctttgtcgattttgaaagcgctTTTGTGTAGTTTGTTGGtggactatggctctgtgtagtaaatgcagctccaactgaaccagtgttgccaagtctgcggttgttttttcttcatgtccttgggtcgaagcgaccccaatacaaataacgtgatgtttagcccttaaaaatattttactaaggcaaccctgccaaaaacatgtattttaaccCAGGGACACAATTTTTTTCGGGGAACCTAttggaaacgtgattgggctaattttggactagttttgagaagcaagtgggttttgttttgaaaacctggcaaccctgatctgaacgcacgtgctggagatgtacttctaatcacaggagcgcctttactgacgatatgcgcatgaaaattgcattcaatttttttgcacagccctaaatataatgttgttatgttgtatatttattgttttacaaatacaatttgtatgaagttaaaaaaaaacactattcagtaaacataatacattttgtaatttcacATATAAGCAGCCATTGGACATATTcgttttattatatcatattaaaacatattataaacgagaaaaaaaatacaataaatacataataaattcaATTCTTGTTCACATATAAGCATccattttacatatttgtattactataatatgttgtattattattatagatacttttttattgcaattacattattttatattataaaaggaATGTACAACACATTGAAAATAGAAACTGGCCATTAGTTGAGAGAGATCGCATTATAACACTACAACAGGCGTTTCCCGTGTGCACAGCTTTTTCTGATCTGAGATTGATCAAGTTCTAGCACACGTCTGTTGTAGACACTGTTTAGCACTGGtttatagtttgtttgtttttttcctcaaacaTGTAGGACCCTAAAGAGTACCTCCCATTTCTGAACATGCTGAAGACCCTGGAGCCGAACTACCAGCGCTACACCATCGATAAACACCTCAAGAGATACAGGAAGGCCTTACATCACCTCAGCAAGTGTGGTGAGAGCCTTGTTGGACATCCATGAGCAATCCGACAGCAAATTCCTCTGTTTTTATTCACTCCCTTCTACCGTCTGTATCCCTGTTTGGTTCTCCTGTTCTGCTTCATGTTTTTCAGGTGAAGAACATTTCACAGAATTGTTAAACTTGGTGAAGGATCAGAGACTGTACAGTGATGCTCTTGAGCTCTATTCTTCAAACAGTGAGCAGTACAAGGCaagttttatttgattaaatccTACATAAAAGGCCACAGCAGAATTGACATAAATATGCAGTGATGACGTGATCTTGACCCTTGACCCCTGTGACATCATCAGACCCTGAGCGTGGCCTATGCAGAGCATCTAGTGGAGCAGGAGCAGGCGGAGCAGGCGGGACTGTTGCTGTGGAGATGTGGGGAGAACGCTCGTGCCCTGCAGGCCTTCGTCAGCTGTACGAGCTGGAGAAACGCCCTCGCTGTGGCCACACACATCCCATTACCACCTAAACAGCTGGCACTGCTCGCCCGAGACCTGGCAGGTGGAGATCTCTGTCATGTATGCATGTTTCCTGCTGAGATTATGAATATCCGGAAGCCATGTTGTATGTCTGATGTTTTCAGAGAAACTTCTGGAGGCCAGGAGGCACAAGCAAGCCGCCCTGTGTTTGGAGCAGTATGCTAAGGTAGAGTGTATGTTTTATAGTCATCATTGTTTCCAAGACTGTGGTCTGCTGTGTCATGTGCTCATACCTGTGTGTTGGCAGGATTGTGAGGAGGCCATCTCTGCTCTGATACAGGGAGCTGCATGGGAAGAAGCGCTCCGATTGGTGAGCCTCTTCATTCATCTCTTTCCTCCGTTTTACTATATGTATATACCCATacgtatacatacatacatatatatatattgggatttatatatatatatatatatatatatatatatatatatatatatatatatatatatatttttttttttttttttttttttttcagtagctatataaaaacctacatttttttatttcttgtttcagATTTATTTGTACAACAGACAGGATATCATTGAGACTGATCTGAAGTCTGCTCTTCTAGATGGTAAACcatcatattttttctttttttttattgacctgttaatgttctatttattttgtGCTGTATCTTAATTGAATGATTGGTTTCCTGTAGCTCACAGTAATCAGACGTCTTTCCTGGAGTCCCAGAAGGCTTTGTTTATCCGTCACAAAAACCGCCTTGCTGTGGTCCGAGAACTCAAAGCCAAGGCCAGACTGGAGTTATTTGGTAAACAGGAAATATTTCTCCGTTCCATTTATATTATTAGCTTTTCCGAAGACTCTGGGTGTGTcctttttgaataaatattgtatttttttttatcttacatgAATCACATTAAACCTTCATTAGTACACTTTTGGTTTTATTCTATTTCTTGTTGCTCACTGACAACCTCTTGGTGTTTCAGACGAGGATGGCCCTGACTGTGCGGATGCTGAGCTCTACTCGGAGGCCAGCAGCGTCTTGACCGGCAGCCATCTTGGCTCAAAATACTCCCGCAGCAACTCTCGCATTTCATCGTGAGTGACATCTTTTCTAAGACAAATTTACAAACACTAAGGATACACTGATTGATGGGCAACCGAAATTGTTTGTCCAAAAATAGGAAAAGAAGTATAATAACCATAAAAGACCGAATAAATTGTACCGAACAATAATGTGACGTGATCAAGTAGAGGCGTGCACTAATGCAGCAAACATGTTGGCAGTGAGGAAGCATTTAAAATTGtccaagaaagaaggaaaaatcaTTACAAACACAGACAGCCATGCCACCCATGAGAAGAGGAAGGGATGATCATTGCTGATTACTTGATGATGattgaaataataaacaaactgcAGAACGTTATGTTTTCTAATACATGCACAAATTGCATGTATAAAAGACAGAGCTGCGCGAGCTCACAGCACCAGGGTTCAAAGTCCAAAGCACAGGGAAATATTTACTGAAACTATTACTCAgtaacatttttatgtatttctaaaataaaataagaacagtcctttttatacatttattataacacagtTATCAATTTGGGATCTGTAGCCTAATGTTTTcccatgttttattaaaaaagactcttctgctcagcaaggatgcatttatttgtacactaaaaaaaatacattattaattcaAGAAGGAGGTTTCAGAAATggcctaaaatattttttaaaaaaattcagtgttcagtaaatatttttaaatagtaattttgtAAATGATTTTTCTTAACTAGGTAAAACAGTAAAAAGCATATTTTGGCTACTCCGTTTATGCAATGGTGAAAAAATTGGCGGAAAAAATGTGAAAAGCCATGTGTTCGGCCCAGTGTTTAATTTTCTTAGGCCttggccaagaattttcattttggtgtatCCCCAACAAACACGTCACTGTTTCAGTGTCTTATAACCTGTCAGCAGCTCAAATGTGAAGGTTGAAGTTTGCTAACTGATCTGCAGGAGGTCGTCTAAGAATCGTAGGAAAGCAGAGGGAAAGAAACACAGTCTGAAGGAGGGAAGCCCATTCGAGGACATCGCCCTCCTGAACGCACTTACTCAAATCATCACCATCGTTGATAAGATGAGAGGTGAGCtgaggacacaacagaaacaccaAAACATGTAATACTcatttaaatctgaatatatgcatttaaattgcaattataagATGGATAGAATggatatttgatgaataaatatGGACCTATTTCAAGTGAATCAGACATCAAGAAATGTGCATCTTAGAGTTTATGTTTGGCATAGTTTGGACTCCACAGTATTGACATGAATCTGATCGGTTTCCTTATGTAGCTGTATTCTGACGATTTTTGTTGTCTGACCCTGCAGAGGAGGTTCACAGCCTGCTGAAGGCTCTGGTGCTCTTCCAGTTTGACGCTGCGGCCAGCAGCCTGCAGAGAGACTACGGTGAACTGCTCCAGCTCGTGGAGAGCGCTCTTCCAGAGATCTGGACTGACAACCAGCAGCAGAGCCAAACCCCAGTGAGTCACACACAGGCTCCCACTGACCCTTCCAGCGCATTTagggttgtttttgttttatagttgaatatacttttaaagtaGAACTTGAGATGAATTTAACCGATATtcagatttttaaacatttatattattaatacggtttcattttcaaatatatttttcattttggccaatgtgttttataatttagGTTTACATGATCATTTTTCTTTTTGCTCCgggaaaaatattttcataacatttctatGAATTCTAAGAcagtaaattattcatatttaaattcttGAATTATTCAGCTCACAGGTCCAAACTCAACAGCCAATAGCATTATGGCATCATTTCAGCAGCAGAGACCCGCTGTGCCTCAGCAAGGTGAGTACTTTCAGTGAGGCTCTTTTCATTCATGGGATTCGTTGTGAATTTCCAATAACTCTGTTCACTCCTCAGACACAGAAGCCCTGTCGGCTCCCAAGATGAGGATCGCGGTCAAGTGGAAACTCAGCATACTCAAATAGTTTGCATGTGTCTCTAGGCTTTTTTCCCCCTTCATTTTTGTGGTCATTTTATGCAAatagtgtatttgtattttaatgggaaattatgatataattaaaaaataataaattacttctTGTCTTCTGAGTTTATTTTTTCATAGCTGTAGTTCACCATCATATTTAGTCTGAAACTAGAGTAAAGTGAAGAATGTGTGACTCTACGTTTTATGGTAGTTTCTTTTTAAATCCCATAATCCAAACTAACCCatgttccattttttttaaggttaggttaaaataaatgatcaggttttttttttttacttatccaATTAATATCTTCAGATTCATATACAGATTAATCTCATAAGTTGCAGTGTAGGGGCCTGCCACTGCTGAATGACTCATTTAATTCctataaattgaaaataaaaattcatcATTATTTGCCTTCATTTATAGTATATTAAAATACTATTCAATTTGAACTTTGATTACAAATTTTTAATTCGGGTTGATTAATTACAGAAatccaaattttattttttattaaaactctaGCTTTTCAATGTGCAAGACACAACTTGTGGTCAAATGCTTTAATTATGAGACATAAAGGAAGAGAATGACAAGAAAAAATGATCTAATGTTGAATCAAAAGAACAAAACTTGTTGTTACTATAAATTACAGATGCTTCCATTTGAAAAACTTAtccactgcattaaaaaaaacaggtATGTacaaaagggtaaaaaaaaaaaaaaaaaaacaagtaggcAACGTATTCTAATTGTGTTCTCCTTCCCGCCCCAACCGATCCAAATCCCCACATTACATCACATCTGCGTGGTTACGGCTTCCAGAGTTTGAGAAGCCCATCCTCACTGTATGTGGCGATCAAATTCTGGTGTGGGTGGTGGGCAATACCAATCACATCCTTCTCGTGTACCTgtaggaaaaaacaaaacaaaaatcgcatttgttttaatacatagaAAAATACACGTACATAATTGATATTTTTCACATCCCAATTTAGTGTCCACatcaaattcaatttaaaaatgtgattttatatacaCAGAAAccataatatatttacaatatactaTTGTTACACAATGACATTTTTTCatcaaattatttgaaaatgtattatagtctttttttttttaaccggaCTTAAAGCTACATTAAGCTTTTGcgtaaaaatacaaacatttgtaCATGCTGATTTAATAAAAACTAGTAAATGAAAGGTGCTTACGGTCAGGGTTCTCTCTAGTTTGCCTGTGACTGTGCTGAAACAGTAAAGCACAAAGTCCTCGCCGACACAGTAGATCCACTCGCCACGTGGAGACAGAGAGCAGCATACAAAATCACCACCCTCTCTCTTACCAGAGCTGAAACTCCTCACAATCTGCAACAGGAACAAGAGATTACTAAACAATAACCCAAATCATTCCGATTTTCTCATCTTTTACATTAACAACACACTTGACCTTCTCACCTGGCCCTGCATGTTCATGATTACAACAGTGTTGGATCGGTTACACACAACAAAATGCTCTGGGTTTTTAGGAAGCAAGATCACGTTGTTGACAGTGATGTCTGTTCCCGCAGACGTGCCCAAAGATTTGAAGGTGTTGGTGCATTCGCTGGTCTTCACGTTCCAGATCTGGGAGAAAGATGATGTCAAACCGAAACACAAGTTACATTTTATGCGCCTTTCCTTGAGAGAGTCGAGATAATGCATTAACATCTGTACCTTCACAGTTCCATCAGATGAGGCACTAATGATGTGATGGCCATCAGGAGTGAGTGTGGCATCATTCACAAATGAAGAATGACCTCTGAACTCCTTCAAAGACTTGCCTGATTTTAATCCATGTatcctggggggaaaaaaacaagcaTAAGTGAATTGTGCTGTGGTTTTTGTGTGAACGCTGAAGACAGTGAAAAGAGATGCTCACCTAATGGTCTGATCGAAGGATGCAGAGAGAATCTGACTGCTGTCTTTACTGAAGCTGATACAGGTGACACCTTTACTGTGAGCACGCTCGTATCGCCGCAGACACTGGCCACTCTGGATCTTCcacacctgaaaaaaataaataaatacgacccattcagcattaaaaataaccaataaaTCAGCCTTCCTACTGTAGAAAAGTGCAAGCAACCCTATGATCTGCCATTCAAACAGAATCGTgtttgcatctttttttatttttattatacaatattttaaaaggttCCTTTCATACAGAAATGAAAATATCAATTATCTTATTTGTAGttttatctaaaacaaataaaaagaatacaaacaaaaaaatatgtattatatatgacAAAAACTTACATggaattgaaaacaaaaatattaaaatgaaaacaaattcacaatataactattaaaaataaaatgcaaatttgaataataatgtttaatacaaaataatataaaaaataattgcatccaaaatttTTTACTTCTATATGTCTATAtagcatataaatgcatatttattatgtatatatatatatatatatatatatatatatatatatatataaatgcacacagatgcatgtaaatatttaagaatttttttatataggtttacataagaaaaatatatacatgtatgtacatttatatatgcataataaatatacacagtaagcAAACATATATtaagtaaacaaaacatttatcgtTTCAGATTTATATCTGATCGAttagattttatacattttaatacaaaataagaaataataatcagaaagaTATGACATGGCATGCTTGGCCAAATTAAAGAACTTCAGGGGGGCTGTTTTGGGCATCTCTGTGTTAAACAAATGATCAATGAACActgaatgttttaatcatttgtcCAATTTTAATATAGTGTGTATGAGACCTTAATCTTGCCATCCTGGGCTCCTGTGGCCATCATCTCGGTGTCCCGACTGAAAGACATGCACAGCACTGCGTCATCCATCATCATGAAGTTATCCTGAGCCTGATACTTCAGATCCTGTCCAAGACACACAAATCCATGAATAAACGTGCATAAACGATATATAAACTACAAATGCAGATTCACAGACCTTTCTGATTTTTCCAGTAGTGAAGTTCCATACTTCAATAAATCCATCCACAGATCCAGTAACCAGATACTGGCCATCAGGAGAGAAGCGTGAGCACTCGACGTGAGACTTCTGACCAAACtacaatgtgaaaaaaaacacacactaagGTGAGTACCAAATCTCCACTGTATCTTAAATTCCTGTGGAGGACAGATGCTGGTCCTGTACCTTGATGTGTCTGGCCAGCTGAGTGGGGAAGCGCTCCTCCTCGACGTCTTTCACAGCTGCTTTACCTCTGAACAAATCGATGGTCATACCAGGAGGCAGAAGACCTTGATGCTGCTGCCACTTCAGAGACTTTAGAGACAGAGGCAGACCATCAACTACAGTAATGTGAACTATTCCTCCTATGTAATTCTGAGACCAGTGTACAATGTCTAATGCATAACTGTTGCAAGGGCAGTTCAACTCACCTGTCCAAGCAGAGCCATCAGACGTGACGGGGGTACCACACTGACCTCACCAGCAAGAGCCTGAGCTATAGCTGCTCTACGCTTCTCCTTACTGCTGCCATCAGGATAGGCCTAAAAACAGATAGATCAGCTCAGAATTCATCCACAATGGAAATGAAACTGTTAAACATCCAAGTAGATATACATAAACCAATgttaatgaaaattctgtcatcatgtatgCTCTTATTTCGTTTCTAAAGTACATTTATTCTGTGGAAAAATGGGACGGTGCTCTTAATTTTGCTTTCTAAGTGCACCAGGTCAATGCATTTacctataaaatgtaaaaaaaaaaaaaaaaagaatgtcccTGAGCCCCCTTAGATATAGTCTCACAAAACCGTGTAGGAAAAACCATGAGCTATTAGATACATGTATTTCTATTTCATATgcaatatgtttaaatatgtaaaaaaaaaaataagttgctgGGTTTTCATAAAGTGCATTGTTTCAGATCCCTCACCTCTCTGGGGTCAAAGTAAGATCGTGCTAGAAGATTCTCCAGGTGGATGTATCGCTCAGCTTGGGTTTGTTTCAGCATAATCATGGGGTCAGTCTGCCTCAACAAAGATCTGGCAGCTCCCAGCTCTCGGAGCTCAATCAGCTCAAGAACAACCTGCAAAATTTGCACAGCTCAATCAATATTCAAAATGAGCCACACCATAATAACCGACTTATAAAAATCTTGATTTGATCTGCCCCTCACCTGCTCGTAAAGGTCAACGAGGGTCTTGTCGGGGAGTTTGAGGGACTGTATAGCCTGAAGCACAGTGTCCCAGTGACCGCTGTTGATATCTGCCACAAAACTCTCAATACTGTCTACTGTGTTAAGAGACACTGTCGTCTCCTCCTGGAGCGTTGCTAAAGTCTTCTGCAAGTTGTTTTCCTTCAGGTACTGCATGATCAGACGAATAAcgctggaaaaacatgaggagagaAGACATTGTAGTACTCTGCAAGACTGGAGAgcaaatatattaaaagtaacgttaatatattaaaatgtatttgaggTATCGCGAGCTGCCTTTGCTACTAAAAGCAGGCAAAACACTAACCAGGCTGA
This DNA window, taken from Carassius auratus strain Wakin chromosome 14, ASM336829v1, whole genome shotgun sequence, encodes the following:
- the LOC113113839 gene encoding elongator complex protein 1-like isoform X2; amino-acid sequence: MSFSTTSTPVSVESGLTGMTWSPDQELVALTTGQETIIMMTKDFEPITEVAINQDDFGEDKFITVGWGKKETQFHGSEGKQAAQRKSAEVQPALPWDDRKPRITWRGDGQFFAVSTVCPQTGARKVRIWNRECVLQATSEAVNGLEQPLCWKPSGSLIASTQRHPNKHSVVFMEKNGLLHGDFNLPFGKEQVKVKELLWNSDSTVLAVWMEDLKPGENNHPNTYIQLWTVGNYHWYLKQSLHFGSEPLRAPACVCWDPEKSLRLHLLTRGWASYTYDWGWSTDRSRGTDCHDNANVAVIDGDKVLVTTFRQCVIPPPMCAFELQLPVPVNLVTFRSQAQRTNELAALTADGHIHVYGPGGGAENGGVPGVSGFKVISAPLVLRKTYRVTMDQEEPLTLRLLLWLKDDLFLAVAHGRYLTRLLKLTPSDSQDPKDTLEIRSDVPVDGFVISLCHSLRNGTVALQLDDGQIRKVHTDSSELSLTEWKDSSGNTINFPRPCVQTALCTLSGEEHLIGLTERSHLYIGDSLVASNISSFVVYDDFLLLTTHSHMCHCLNLSTLSVKGLQSALSSDANQNDETVRKVERGSRIVSVVPQDTRLILQMPRGNLETIHHQALVLAQLRKWLDGLRFKDAFECMRKLRINLNLIYDHNPTAFLANIEMFLKQIDSINYINLFLTELKEEDTTTTMYPCPSRSASSSASGKGGKKVDMICDALRSTMETLDPQKYCLCILTSHVRKTTPELEIALQKVHELRVNPASGSISVSAEEALKFLLFLVNVNELYEHSLGTYDFDLVLMVAEKSQKDPKEYLPFLNMLKTLEPNYQRYTIDKHLKRYRKALHHLSKCGEEHFTELLNLVKDQRLYSDALELYSSNSEQYKTLSVAYAEHLVEQEQAEQAGLLLWRCGENARALQAFVSCTSWRNALAVATHIPLPPKQLALLARDLAEKLLEARRHKQAALCLEQYAKDCEEAISALIQGAAWEEALRLIYLYNRQDIIETDLKSALLDAHSNQTSFLESQKALFIRHKNRLAVVRELKAKARLELFDEDGPDCADAELYSEASSVLTGSHLGSKYSRSNSRISSRSSKNRRKAEGKKHSLKEGSPFEDIALLNALTQIITIVDKMREEVHSLLKALVLFQFDAAASSLQRDYGELLQLVESALPEIWTDNQQQSQTPLTGPNSTANSIMASFQQQRPAVPQQDTEALSAPKMRIAVKWKLSILK